Genomic segment of Pseudobacteriovorax antillogorgiicola:
GCTCATCCGTGAGCTCAAAACGACCAGCCAAGGTGTGTCTCCTAGAAGTTTCGAGGATCATACACCATTTTTAGGTATTCGTCAGACAGAACCTAGTTACGTGTCTTCGAACCGTCAACAGACCCTAATTTCTGGTCAGATTTTTTCAAAAGTGCTAATAGTTATAAAATCTTGAAGCACTTAGGAGCAAGGCGGCGACCATGGGACCAAAATTTTCTATTGAAGATCAAGAGCTGTTAAAACAGATTATGGTCCATCGCAGGGATATCCGGGGCAATCGATTTACACCTGAGCAGATTTCAGATGATGACCTACAGCAAGTGATCGATGCCGCCTTTCTTGCTCCATCGGTAGGATACAGCCAACCTTGGAAAATCGTTGTCATCCAATCACCGGCTACGCGTGCTGTAATTTTAGAAAACTTCGATAGAGCAAATGCCAGTGCTGAAAATCAGTTTCATGGCCAGCGAAAGCAAGTGTACAGCAAACTCAAATTGGAAGGTATCAAGGAGTGCTCCCATTTGTTAGCAGTGTACTATCGTGAACCTATTGGTCCTGTATTAGGCCAGACGACCATGAAAGAAGCTGGGCCGTACTCAGTAGTGTGTGCCATTCAAAATATGTGGCTCATGGCACGGGCAAAAAACATCGGTCTCGGTTGGGTGAGTATTCTGGATAGTCAAGACTTGAATGAACAGCTTCAAGTTCCGGCCGGCTTTAAACTGGTTGCCTTGCTGTGTCTTGGCTACGTTGATCAGTTCCCTGAAGAACCAGAATTAAAGACTTTGGGTTGGGAACAAGAGCGGCCCCTGTCTGAAATGATAAGTTTTGAGACTTTCTCTTGATATTCTCGCTGCAAAACGACTACATTGATTTCTTTAGAATTCAACTTTTCTAAATCATGTAGCCAGCCTTAGTTTGATACACCTTTAACACGATTATTCATTGAAGACGGAGGGGATCATGATAAGAATGTGGCTCACATTAGCCGCCCTAGTTATTTCGGGTTCAGCATTTGCTTGGGGCAAGCAAAACCAAAATCTTGAGTCTTTGGCAGCGGCTCTTGTATATGAGGATATTCGTAACGGAACCTTGGAGCTTCAGGATGACGATAGTATCTTTGATCAAATTGGTGAATTTATCGAAGAAACAAAAACGTTTTTACTCGAAAACTTCGATTACAATGGTAATGGTCGGATCGACTTCGGCCCCGAGCTTAACGACGCCTTAGATACTTTTAAAGATATCGTTGTGCTGCTACTTGATCAAAACCAGAATGGTACAGTAGAAATCGAGGAGCTGAAACAAGCCATCGATGACCTGGTGACTCTGGTTCGCGATGAGATCACTGCTCGCGCTTGCGTGGGTATTATCACTGAAGCTGAGCGCGTTGGCTTCTGGATTCACTTCCGACCAATTCTTAAAGGTCTCTATCAGCGCTGTACTGCGGAACCTTGAGTTAGACTTACCAAGGGCTCCATGAAAGAGCCCGTTGCATCACCGCTGTCATTGATAATATCCAGTCTAAACACAGCTTCAGGAATCGACTTGGTGGGAATTGAGTAGTGGTTCTGCCAAGAGCTTGCTCGTGGGAGTGACTCTAGCAGCGTCGCCAGTCCGTCTTCAATGATGTAGGCCTTAGTTTTGATCAGCGATAGGTCTTGAGCTGGGTCGGTGGCACGGCAACCTAGTATTAATGTTTGCTCGCCGTGTTCTATGGGCTCGCAGTCAACCAAGAATGTTCCCCCCACTGGGATAGGTTCTAAGGCAGCTGTATCAGGCTCGACACCGCTGTCTAGAGGCTTGCTATCAGAGCTGCTCTGGTCTGACCCACAGGCAGATAAGATAGCCCAGCAAATGATTATCTTGGTATGATTCATAGCTACGACCAGGTAGATTTGACTTTCTTTCATATCGACTGAATTCCTAATAAAATTTACCAGTCAAAAATAAAGGAATGATCGAAGCTCTTTAGCTGGCTATAATAAAAGCACGATACCTGTCAAAAAAGCGAAAAAGGGGGACCCTTGCTCCCGTCATTCGATGCACTCATGTCTCTTGAAACCATGTCACTGCAGATCCTGTCTCATCTTAAGCCACCAGCGGAGAGTACAAGTGTGAGCATTGCAGAGAGTCCTTTGGTCCGTATTCGAGACCTTAGTCTGCTTTCGAGTCATATGCCGAGAGACGAACTTAGATCACTGCTAAGATCCGTCCAGGGGCAGCAGCTCACTGCCTTTGCAGTCCGTCATGTGGCAACCAACTTAAGTATACTAGCCCACTATCAAGCTGACCCAAGCGATGCCCTAGCTGATCAGATCGATGAAACTGATAGAGCAATTTTCATGACTCTGTTTGATGACTACCTCAAGCACGACCTGATACCCGTTGTTGGCTTCGATCCTACAGGGGTCTTGGTAAAGACTGTGCCGGTCGGCACGTGTCGAGCCTTCGATTCGTATGATCTGCCAGACTGCTCCAAAAAAGCGCAGCTCTTTTGTAGCGAACACACATCGGAACAATGGTGGCTTAAGCATGCCGATGAGTGTCAGTTTACCCAATCAAAGATGTTTCACTTCTATTCCGATCCAAAAAACTCTCAAGCCTATTCGGATGAAGAGATGGAGGCGATGATTGATGACTTCTGGAAAAAGTTTTCAAGTTGGCAGGACCGACCTCGCGGCGATCAGCTTCTCTCATGCCTGATGTGTCTCGACATTCCCAGTGTGGAGCATCTTAAAACCATGTCCCAAAGAGATCTTCAAAAGGCGTTTTATAAAAAGTCCTTGGCCCTCCATCCTGATCAAGGGGGGCAGACCGAAGACTTTCTGCGTCTCAAAGAAAGCTATGAACGATTAAAAAGTTTCTGCCGGTGATCCCATCATTGCATGGAGGAATATTCCTGAAGCGACAGCAGCATTCAAACTGTCGATGCCACCTGCCATGGGAATATGAATGGCTTGGTCAGCGAAAGCTTCCACTTCGGCTTGAATCCCATCGCCCTCGCAGCCAATCACTAGGACGGCTTTTTTGGGAAACTCTACAGAGCGAAGGTCGCAGCTAAATTCATTCAAACTTGCTGTAAAAATTTGATAACCGAGCTGCTTCAGTTCTTTGAGGCAGGGTAAGGCCAGCTGACAGTGAAAGCTCTTCATCTTGAAAATTGCGCCCATGGAGACGCGTATACTCCGGCGTACGAAGGGAGAGCAGCTTAACCCATCTGCAATAATCGATGGGGCGCCGAAGGCCAGGCCATTGCGGATGATAGCTCCTACATTCTCTGCGTTATTGACTCCGTTGAGAAAAATTATCCGGGATCCAAGTTGTTCCAGAGGAGTATCTGAAGGTCGCTCTGCAATTGCTATGACGCCGCTGTGAATCCGATGACCGACGATACTCGTCATGATCTCCGGGGAGCAGGAGTTGATCTCGGCAGCTGGATGCCATTCTAGTAAGTCGCGGTTTTTTGTAATAAAGGCCTCTGAGGCGAGCAGCTTTTTGAGCTGGATAGGAGTCTTAAGCAGTCGCTCCACAACCCGGGCACTATCTACAATGATTTTGCCCTCTTGGCGTAAAGGCCCATCTTTCTGCAATCTGTAGATATCGAGTCTTTGGTCATTTGTTTCTGTAATTATGTTCAATGATGACTCCTTCGTAAGAGAGACGCCTTGCCGTGAAAGGTGTTCTATCATTAAACAGAAGTGCAAGGGAAGAAGGTTAGAAATATATGGGGGCGGGCGTTTTTCACCGTGAGACAAGTGACTACCTGGAATGCAATGAGCAATATATTCAATGTGAAGCTCTCTAGCTAAAAAAGGCGAAGATGTTCGAAATTACAACTGGGACGAACGGATACAGGGTTTGAGACTCTATGGAAAATCATGATCGTTTGTTATCAGAGGGTGGCGAGCTAAAGGCTGTGGTAGAGGCTAGGGTGGAGAAGTGAGTCGCAAGCGATCTCCATTCGAAACTTGCTTGGGAAGAATTTGACCCTCATAGTATATAAAATATTGTAATCTATATTGAATTTTTGGATAAGGCTAACCGCATTTTTGCAACTCTGCTTTACTGATTGAACTTTTCATATACTTAGGCTATGAAGTCAACCATAATGACGTGGGTGCTTGGCGCTCACGATTCGTCATGACAACAACCCTTCGCAGAATCGGATTACGAATGAACTTTAAGCTACTTGCCATCCTAATAGGATCTTCTCTGAGTCAGTTTTCCTATGGAGCCACAGCTGATGAGAACTTATCAAGAATACAAAAGCTTGAGAACTATATCACAGCGCTGAAGATCGAGATGAAAACTACCAATAGAGTTCCGTATATGGAAAAATCTCTTTCCCAAAACTTCTACTCTTTTCGTGACAAGCATAAGCCACTTGGTCTGACCTTCGATCTGAAAAAGGGAAAGACCTACCGCATTTCCATTTCAGGTCTTATTCAGGCCCCTAAAGGCAAGGAATGTGTTGACTGCTCAATGAACATATTCGCAAAATTCAAGCCTGACGGAGAGGAATCCAAAATAGTTCACTCTACCACCGAGTTAGTCTACAAAAAAAATACAAGTGCGGGGGCAACACAGGCATTTGAATTCAGTAAGATAATCACGGCTGAAAAAGATGGAATTCTGTCTTTTGATGGTTACGGCTCATTGGATCTATTTGTTTGGGGGGGACACCCTTCCTATCCATGTACGGCAAGAGTCGAAGAACTAGGATCAGGCTTTGTAAAAGTCGAGGAGTTCTAAAAGTCTCACCAAAGCATTCGAAGTGGTAGCCATGTATGAGACAAAGAGGCTGCCATTTCAACTCAATAAATCGCCCGTTCGTAGTAACGGGTGCGAACATCACGCCCACCGAGCTTCATTTCTATCTACTTGGTTTTCCTAGTTATATTATTTTACTGAAAAAAACTTTATGACCAGTTAACAGACTGATAATATTGAATTAAAATAAATCAAAGTATGTCAATAAGGTGTTGACTCTGCAATATAGTGCCTGTATAACTCTCCTACCTAAATACATGTAGGTTCGCAGTAGTAAACCTAGCGTGGCTTTCCTCCTTTTTTTGATTTCTAGAATGTCGCAGCAGGGAAGGTTTTTGGTAAGTGTTGAGCTTTTAGTCAGCCGCTTGCAAGGTCACGACGATTCACTCGAAACAGCATCTCCAAAGGATTTTATTATGTTACGAACCATCTTGTTTGCGGTCATGATTTCTTTCTCGCTGTCTTTGTATGGACAAAGCTCTGAAGACGAAGTTAAAAAACTGCAACAGCAAATTACCCTCCTCAGGTTAAAGTTAGAAACGAAACCAAGGTATGAAGAGGGGACTTGGAACCCCGATCTGGTCAGTTCCGTTAATCTTGCAACCCCATCTTTAAGCGTACAGAATGCCAGGTGGAGACGAGTTGGCGATACGGTTTTCGCTACGGTCGAACGAATTGAAGGTATCTCAGTTTTAAGTGGCGGCAAGAACACTTATGTCGTTCTAAGCACAAAAGGGTTGCCGTATACTGATAATAAAACAGAGTTCTATGGCACAGCTATGTTTGATGCCTCGCCTTCCTACGTTACATTTTCGGTACTGCAAAATTCTCATAGTTCCACGGATATTTTCCTTGGTGGAAGTGTTATTGGTAACGCCGGTTCGTTAAGGATATCTGCACTACATTTTCAATATGAAGTGGCAAAGTAAAAAATTTGCAAACACATCTGACCGACAGAGATCGAGGAGATTGATTTGAGAGCATTTCTATATTCCACAGTAGCGCACCTGTTAATCAGCGGTGCTGCTTCAGCAAATACCGGGTCTTGTAAAGACTTGAAAAGCTTGTCTGCTGAAGAAACCATTCAACAGGTTTTCAGCATGGAAGAGAAACTCTTTCTAAGTTGCCTCGATCTGATGAAGGAAGATGCAGCAAACGACTCAATTGAAAGTCTTGTGGTCAACTATCTTCACCTCAACCCTACTTATCTCAAGGATCAGTCGGTAGTTTCAACATTGAGTGACTGGGTGAGCAAGACTGATAATACTAATGAAAAGATTATTCTTGGAGTAACCCTCGGTCAATTATGTGGTCCCAGTGAGTGTAATATTACAGGTGGAGCTTACTCAAAACTGATTGCTTGGGTTGGCACTGAAAGTCAGGTTGCTGAGTGGCTTGAATACAGAGCAGAGGAGCAGAATAAGCCTCATGTTTCCTACTCCTCAACTATAAAGGCTGAACTTCCTTCAGAGAATAGCTTTGAAAATCTCGTCTTAGATGCATCAAAAAGTCAAATCTTCGCGGAATATCTAGCTAACCCTAGTGATGAGAGTCTTGCCCGTCTAAGGCATTGGACTAATTTCTACATTGAGGAACTCCTGTCTCTTAGCGAAACGGTGCTCAAAGATCCAAGTGCAAAAGTCAGTGATCTATTGAGAGTCTATGATCTTCTCTTATTCCTAAATTCCGCCGTCCAAATATCCAACGAATCTTTCAAGGTAACTAATAAAAAGATTTTCGCTGATGAAAATTCAGGTGAATTACCGAATCTCTCAATGGTACAAGAGATCTTTAATAATTATTGGTTCCTAAATGAACGACTTGTAAGTAATCAACTTTCAAACGATCTTTCTCCGGAATCCAGTCTAGAGTTTACCGAACTCTTTGGCGCTTTTATTGGGCAGCTTGGGTCATCTAGTTTCCATGAGGATCTTGCAAAGAGTTTGGCGCTAGAGAACGGCATCTCTTGGGAGCTGCTTTCTGATGATCAAAAAGCGACTCTTATGACCCTGACACACCCATCCTATGGGGACAAAGCAATTGAGCTAGCTTCGGAGCTTGAATCTCAATTATCAGATAGCTCTGAAAATCTACTTCAAGATATTGAAAGCTCCTGGAACGAATTTGTAGCTGCAAATGAAGATATGTCATTTGAGGATCTGTCAGCATTTGAGCAAGTTGTTGTTGATACAGGAATTCGGGAAAAGATAAGAGAGCAGTCTAAAATTATTGAGGTTGTGCAAAAAAGTTTCGATGATCATGAGAAAAGTATATGCTCATCTGAGCCAGGTCTTTCACTACAATCCCCCTGCTCTGATGAGTCAGATGAGAGGCAAAAATTTCGCTCTGCGTATTCTGATCTAAGTGACTCTAAAATTAGATTCACGATGCTACGTAACTTGATAGACCTTATTACGATTGGTAACTACTCGGTTAAAGATGATTTCTTGCTCGCCTATCGTGAGTTAGAATCCTTGCATAGAAATCAATTCAACTTACCAGGTAACTTCGTTTCGTTTGTATCTTCAAGGCTTGAGAAAAAGTTGAAGACGGCTCTTGAGTCCACCCTTCGAAGAGACTTTGTCGAAATTAACGCAGGCTTGAAAACACCTCAGACAGCCCTAGTGAATAAGTTTATTTCATCCGTAGAAACAGACTTCAACTCACTTTCAAACCTTATCTCAGAGCTAGAAAAAGCCGAGCGAGCACAGGAAAGAGAAGATCAATGTGACATTGAAGATAGTCTACTGTCGTCGACTATCGAAAACTTAAGATTTCAGAAGGATCAAGCTCTTAGCGTTCTTAGTGATCAGCTTCTTGAAATAGATAGAAGTATCGATCAGTATGAAAGCCAAAAGGCTGATAGCCAAACCAGCCTTAACCTCATAGACAATGCTGCTAGTATGTGGTGTGAGACAAACCTAGCTGGTCCTTATAAAGAAAAGCAAATCGGGGGATGCAAAAAGTTTCAGACAAGATCCGCTTCACTTGAAGAAATCACATTTTTCTATGCGAATGGAGGCAGGATAGAAGGAGGAAATCTAGTTCCAAACTACGTTGATTATAGGTACACAGCTTCACCAGCAATTCTCTCCGAATATCTCGGCTTACTTGAACAGCATAAGCAGGAATCACGTTCCATCAAAGCCATTGATGATCAAATTGCTTCTTTGAAAGAGAAACAGAACGGTATTCAGAATAGTGCAAGTGGCATAAAAGAAAAAACCAAGGAGAGCTTTGATAGCCAGATAGCTGCACAGGAAAAACTACAGTCTGATCGTAAGGCGCTATGTTCCAAGGGTCAATCATTTCTTATTGATTCTGAGGAAGTTCAAATAATCTTTGATCGAGACTTTTTGTCTGCAATTGCGAAGACTAGGTATATTATTGATTCGATTTCTTACTACCAGCGGCTGCTTGGTGAAGTTTCTACCATAGGCGATAGTGTTGACCTAAGTTCTTTAGCTTCAGCAGAGAAGGTACAAGATAAAAGGTTCCAGCTAGGTGAATTTATAAAAGAAATCAATTCATCTTGGACAGGGCTCGGCAACGTTGCAGAGAGGCTCACGGGTAGCCTCGACAATAGGGTGGAACGCATTATCATTCCGATGAGTCCTATTCTCTATAAGAACGGTAAAGGTCTATTTAAACAGCAGGAAAGCGAGTTGACTGCTGTCCAGGACATGGCTGAACTAAACCTATTAGCTAGCCCAGATAAGATCAAATCTTGTGTCGCATCAGAGGTGCACAAGAAAATAAAGAATATCGATGATAGGCTCCCAGCCCTTGCTGGGGAGTTGAAGTATCAGCTGACATCAGAGGACATCGACTGGAGACTTGAAGCCAATCACATCTTTAACTGGGACGAGATGAAGTCTTGGTATGGCCACCAGATGAGACAAGCTACGAGCAGTGCCGAAAGAAGTGAAATCCGAACAGTATGGGCTCTTTGGAAATACCATCGAATGTATAGCCAATACTGGTCTACCTACCGCCGACTCAATAGTCCAACAGCTGATGAAACAGTAAGTGCTGAACTTACATTTGACATTGGTGCAGACCTTGTTCAAGGAGCTGAATCAAGTTTCATCGTAGGTATGTACCCGACTAACGTCCTCGATACTGATGATATCTATTTAATGACAAACGGTACGGTGGACGATTACCTACTATCAAATTGTTCCGCAGAGAGCATGATTACAAGTGAAATTCATAGCTGCAACTCGCGACTAAATTTGAATTTCTTCTTCAATCTTCAGCAGAAGACGTTTCTTGGTGTGAATAAAAATAGCATCGAATTTTTCCAGCTTGTTTTAAACGCTTTAACAGATGCTAAGTACTGGAATCAAGATGTGTTTAAACTAGGCATCCAGTTATCGGATAGTCTACGCGGTCAGCAGCCGTTGATGAAAAACTTCACGCTAGGCATTGAAAGTCTTCCTAGAACTCAAGATATTTCAAACTCCTACACAGGGTCTGCGCTTGTCATCACCCTTCTTAAAAACTTCAATATCTCCAATGAAGAGTCCATGGAGTGGCTTTCGAGCAAGGTTGTTTACCCTAAAAATTCCGCATCAGATAAGTTCTTGTCAGACATCTACTTTCCCAAAAGAGAAGCGGCGCTATTTGATGGAAAAAGCCCTCACGAATGGCTTTTGTTTCAAGAGGAACTAACTGAGGAGTGTGAGGAGCTTAAGTCCTCCCTTGGAGTCCTAGACTCCGACGAAGAGGGAGCAAGAGACTTCGCAACTGAAAATGATATCTCTTGGAATCTTCTCTCCGATCAGGAAAAGGGCTTACTCATAGCCCTTAATGATCCGTCATTAAGTTCCAACTCTGAGCTAGCTTCTGAGTTGGAGCAAAGACTCTTATCAAGTGCTGAAAGCCTTTCTCAAGGTGTCGTGAGTGGCTGGGAAAGTTTTTTTTTAGCTAATGGACACCCCTCCTTTCAAGATCTTTCAGCGTTTGATAAAGTTCTTACAAGTGATCAAGTTTACGAAAGGCTTCAAAATCTCTCTAAGATCATCGAGCTTTTACAGTCTACTTTAGGTAGTCACCCACTGGCGCAATGTCCAAGCTACCCGAATCTGTCGTTGCTATTCTCTTGTCCCCAAGAAAGCGAAGTAAGAAGAAAGTTTAGCAGTGCCTACGCTAAAGTTGAAGAAACGAGGCAGGAACTCGTCACTTTACGAAGTACGCTCCAACTACTGACGACGAATAATTCTTCTGCACCTGAAGAACTTATTGATCTCTATCGGGACCTGACCAGTCGTAACGAAAGCAGTGAAGAAATTTTTGCTGGCTTATCTGAAGCGGTCAAAAAACTAAACGAAACTGAGCCTATTGATGAGTTGCAGGACCTAGTTGGCAAGATACCAGTCACTGCTAAGGTTAGTGAAAATGGCGCTTCAATTTTAAGCATTCCTGTCAAAGTTCCTGAAGGCGTTAATGGAATGACTCCGCAACTTTCACTCGCTTACTCAAATACCAGTGACTCTGGAGTGATTGGGTCAGGTTTTATACTGGTTGGTGAGAGCCAGATTGCGCGATGTAAGGGGCCTGTAGAGCTTGGTTCTGAAGCGACATCAGGCAGCCCTTTTGTGAGATTCTGCCTCGATGGGATTCCTCTTCTTCTATCTTCAGATGGTGGGGACCATGGTGCAGAAGGCAGTCGCTACATCACTCAAGTAGCAAGCCAAGATCAGATCGTAGCTCATGGACAGCATAAAGACGGACCAGAATATTTCTCTGTCATTAAGCCTAACTCGAAGATCTATACCTATGGTAGAGAAGCAAACTCTAGGGTTGAGGGCGAGGAGCTTGTTTGGAGCTGGTCGTTAAACTCAATCCACGATGCCTTTGGCAATATCATGTACTATAACTATGCCATAGTTGATGGAGAGCGTCTTCTAGACACAATCGAGTATACGGCATATGATCCTAGCCTTTCAAAGTTTTCCACCCAAGAGCCAGCAAACCAAGCCCCTGGACCGTTTACTGTGAAATTTGAGTATGAAAAAAGATCTCATACTAGACAGTACGTTCAAACAGGAGCGTCTCATATGCAGTCTCACTTGCTGCATCGAATAAATATTTTTAAGCAAGACGAGCGTCTATGGTTTTATGACCTTAAGTATGGCCACGAATCCTCCTCCGAGAAGAAGGTTCTCACTCAATTAGATCTCTGCTCTTCGAGCGATAGGTGCTTTGCTCCTCTAAGTTTCTCATGGAGCGATGATACCCTAGGCTATAAGTACTCTGATCGAAAGACTTTCGGGAATACATTTGGCCTTACTAGCTCGAGCAACGAACAGGCAATTAAGATTGCCGACATCAACGGAGATGGCTTCAGTGATCTTCTTCTGTTCAATCAGCGCGGTGTTCATATTGCCTATAATGACAAAAATGGAGAATTTCTCAGACCAAAGATTGTCTTATTCGATAACT
This window contains:
- the bluB gene encoding 5,6-dimethylbenzimidazole synthase, whose protein sequence is MGPKFSIEDQELLKQIMVHRRDIRGNRFTPEQISDDDLQQVIDAAFLAPSVGYSQPWKIVVIQSPATRAVILENFDRANASAENQFHGQRKQVYSKLKLEGIKECSHLLAVYYREPIGPVLGQTTMKEAGPYSVVCAIQNMWLMARAKNIGLGWVSILDSQDLNEQLQVPAGFKLVALLCLGYVDQFPEEPELKTLGWEQERPLSEMISFETFS
- a CDS encoding TrmH family RNA methyltransferase, with the protein product MNIITETNDQRLDIYRLQKDGPLRQEGKIIVDSARVVERLLKTPIQLKKLLASEAFITKNRDLLEWHPAAEINSCSPEIMTSIVGHRIHSGVIAIAERPSDTPLEQLGSRIIFLNGVNNAENVGAIIRNGLAFGAPSIIADGLSCSPFVRRSIRVSMGAIFKMKSFHCQLALPCLKELKQLGYQIFTASLNEFSCDLRSVEFPKKAVLVIGCEGDGIQAEVEAFADQAIHIPMAGGIDSLNAAVASGIFLHAMMGSPAETF
- a CDS encoding J domain-containing protein — encoded protein: MLPSFDALMSLETMSLQILSHLKPPAESTSVSIAESPLVRIRDLSLLSSHMPRDELRSLLRSVQGQQLTAFAVRHVATNLSILAHYQADPSDALADQIDETDRAIFMTLFDDYLKHDLIPVVGFDPTGVLVKTVPVGTCRAFDSYDLPDCSKKAQLFCSEHTSEQWWLKHADECQFTQSKMFHFYSDPKNSQAYSDEEMEAMIDDFWKKFSSWQDRPRGDQLLSCLMCLDIPSVEHLKTMSQRDLQKAFYKKSLALHPDQGGQTEDFLRLKESYERLKSFCR
- a CDS encoding FG-GAP-like repeat-containing protein; protein product: MRAFLYSTVAHLLISGAASANTGSCKDLKSLSAEETIQQVFSMEEKLFLSCLDLMKEDAANDSIESLVVNYLHLNPTYLKDQSVVSTLSDWVSKTDNTNEKIILGVTLGQLCGPSECNITGGAYSKLIAWVGTESQVAEWLEYRAEEQNKPHVSYSSTIKAELPSENSFENLVLDASKSQIFAEYLANPSDESLARLRHWTNFYIEELLSLSETVLKDPSAKVSDLLRVYDLLLFLNSAVQISNESFKVTNKKIFADENSGELPNLSMVQEIFNNYWFLNERLVSNQLSNDLSPESSLEFTELFGAFIGQLGSSSFHEDLAKSLALENGISWELLSDDQKATLMTLTHPSYGDKAIELASELESQLSDSSENLLQDIESSWNEFVAANEDMSFEDLSAFEQVVVDTGIREKIREQSKIIEVVQKSFDDHEKSICSSEPGLSLQSPCSDESDERQKFRSAYSDLSDSKIRFTMLRNLIDLITIGNYSVKDDFLLAYRELESLHRNQFNLPGNFVSFVSSRLEKKLKTALESTLRRDFVEINAGLKTPQTALVNKFISSVETDFNSLSNLISELEKAERAQEREDQCDIEDSLLSSTIENLRFQKDQALSVLSDQLLEIDRSIDQYESQKADSQTSLNLIDNAASMWCETNLAGPYKEKQIGGCKKFQTRSASLEEITFFYANGGRIEGGNLVPNYVDYRYTASPAILSEYLGLLEQHKQESRSIKAIDDQIASLKEKQNGIQNSASGIKEKTKESFDSQIAAQEKLQSDRKALCSKGQSFLIDSEEVQIIFDRDFLSAIAKTRYIIDSISYYQRLLGEVSTIGDSVDLSSLASAEKVQDKRFQLGEFIKEINSSWTGLGNVAERLTGSLDNRVERIIIPMSPILYKNGKGLFKQQESELTAVQDMAELNLLASPDKIKSCVASEVHKKIKNIDDRLPALAGELKYQLTSEDIDWRLEANHIFNWDEMKSWYGHQMRQATSSAERSEIRTVWALWKYHRMYSQYWSTYRRLNSPTADETVSAELTFDIGADLVQGAESSFIVGMYPTNVLDTDDIYLMTNGTVDDYLLSNCSAESMITSEIHSCNSRLNLNFFFNLQQKTFLGVNKNSIEFFQLVLNALTDAKYWNQDVFKLGIQLSDSLRGQQPLMKNFTLGIESLPRTQDISNSYTGSALVITLLKNFNISNEESMEWLSSKVVYPKNSASDKFLSDIYFPKREAALFDGKSPHEWLLFQEELTEECEELKSSLGVLDSDEEGARDFATENDISWNLLSDQEKGLLIALNDPSLSSNSELASELEQRLLSSAESLSQGVVSGWESFFLANGHPSFQDLSAFDKVLTSDQVYERLQNLSKIIELLQSTLGSHPLAQCPSYPNLSLLFSCPQESEVRRKFSSAYAKVEETRQELVTLRSTLQLLTTNNSSAPEELIDLYRDLTSRNESSEEIFAGLSEAVKKLNETEPIDELQDLVGKIPVTAKVSENGASILSIPVKVPEGVNGMTPQLSLAYSNTSDSGVIGSGFILVGESQIARCKGPVELGSEATSGSPFVRFCLDGIPLLLSSDGGDHGAEGSRYITQVASQDQIVAHGQHKDGPEYFSVIKPNSKIYTYGREANSRVEGEELVWSWSLNSIHDAFGNIMYYNYAIVDGERLLDTIEYTAYDPSLSKFSTQEPANQAPGPFTVKFEYEKRSHTRQYVQTGASHMQSHLLHRINIFKQDERLWFYDLKYGHESSSEKKVLTQLDLCSSSDRCFAPLSFSWSDDTLGYKYSDRKTFGNTFGLTSSSNEQAIKIADINGDGFSDLLLFNQRGVHIAYNDKNGEFLRPKIVLFDNFDLGRGWKLARDQIQLHDINRDGFTDIVGFSNNGVMVSLGSKDGPLEPTIWSQDFKSSSINWDKDDKRLVSDVNNDGLPDIIGANYEGVFVALQSSGKFEPARQWLDELTLQDDWDFSKHEFFVFDINRDGFPDILGRKDDVLYISYNQGNGFSDPEEVSHPILARFNRSYDLFSVIDINSDGFADLTVINGLDVLVALGNGESFSSVQSWSDEFARKFDKKDYRNIVDLNRDGLSDLVGMAPDGLYVSVNTGSSFLAPEKISEVFSSIDRWKPNDWPLHFEDMNGDGALDITSFDERNLSVSTSSIQPLRLLSYDNGFGVTASFQYSHLNDPEVYQRYYDAEFPSYDYIGAYPVVKSMSVADGVGGVKTVEYQYEGFKFHPRFGGLGFKKRVVFDTKTKSRSVYAYSQDYENRTHGQVVSIESFNALDPSSTPTLSGATQYTYLSRLNGSRYFVAPELVSSQQYDQEGEPVSSTESSYGYDDNFNKKSFSVIQTDEFGIHRLTEESKYENSLDSGALSKPTRLKVTKSYFDKRLNEEQAKAIDETVWNYSSEGQLLSSTVNPRHERATKSEFTYNSRGLIVATKTSWPNWTKKDGFEFDEITVETSYDEYGYPRTTKNALGQTTKTIIDPRNGQVLSSFDLNGLETKSSWNIFGQAITTVYPDTVKERLERYYCSKAPSISCPNGAYTLVRATKTGSAPQVTFFDRFDRPIREVVVGFSGQKINTDTVYNEFGLVEKRSTPYFEGSSAFDVYWTKHIYDRNLLLDTKILPDGTQVNIEREGLKTTVINEKGHRKTTITDSRNRKVVAIDALGNETSYFYNSRGQLWRNHDVAGNATINTFDDLGLRTSLQSPDRGVTSYTYNRLSQLESETKANGWLQSYTYDKLGRVTQKVSRVSADAEVEVRIFEFDKAENGLGRLSRSYLENGGHETNIAFDSLSRPMQTTTSIKSTDYTFTIGYDSAGRISQRTFPTGLSVAYRYNGFGYQESVYNPKKPSEFYWKAEEYNAKGQMIKSQYGNGAVATQSYHPSMSYQLTSVVSASNSTVQNLRYTWDDIGNLGQREDLRRRQIEVFGYDDLNRLVSHEDSFGKLVTVDYDAAGNITRKSDVGAYTYGESCAGGFAGPHAVTEVSGPKNAGYCYDKSGYMTIGDGKSFTYSAIGKPTNIARSGNWTEIDYDADGGRYRRLDSIDGKMTETIYVGPYERVSEDGKITHKHYIDGIAVVTRENDVESTRFLHQDHLGSITSITDESGKLVESYSFDPWGQRRDADDFGAVDLEIGSSTTQRGFTGHEHLDTVGLIHMNGRVYDPIIARFTSADPIVQNPYFSQSLNRYSYVWNNPLNATDPSGFILDKVLKATGDLADGISSFAKNPAKELVRLATYNYMGGNKSLRKNVDKASRWIKTNERTLTAIAVTAVAFAVPATAVFAQSFWGSVALGAVNGYITSGGDLKATLIGAVSGGIFNGIGTAFGDNLEFPQAVGKVLAHGVAGGLRSAALGGNFEDGFRSSAISQTFAVSGVYKHIPQDPFTQAAASSTVGGVTSELTGGSFEDGAITALYSHMLNDRAHDVRRKIADTALNYVDSTDWSLESTKDQFGSGDFKCNKFVYDVASEAGAAIPNIRGGGVSGYLGRTFGFEYEGTSPPTASDWADPRVKIEGWEVVNDPQPGDIAASQSTGRGYTGHVGIVVGANATVSQSSKANRVVVSEWGFTPNVTYRRFKQ